Genomic window (Lycium barbarum isolate Lr01 chromosome 2, ASM1917538v2, whole genome shotgun sequence):
AAGTGAAAAGCGCTGTTATTTTTTCTTCGGCATTGTGATTCGCTTTTCCCacaagtttttcttttactttttagTTATGCCATTTATGGTATTACTTATTAAATATTCACCAGAACCAAGATATTTATATTTACCTGATAAGAAATGTGAAAATTGCCTTACACGCAGAGAGTGAGACGGAAACAAAACTAAAAATACTAAAGACAAGAAAAATAATCCCTTTGATATTGTCTCCACTTGTTCATGTCATATTTGCTTATTCAGGCAATTAAATAAGGCATACGCGAGTTATTGCATGTGAGAGTTGGCAAAGCATAATATTGTAACCAATCAAGGCAGGCAACAATATAACCAATGCTGAAACGGTAATACATTTCATTGAATTATCACTTCCTGTGTCTGCTTTCACAAAACTAATCAAGCAAGATACCATCAGTAACTGAGATGTGATTTTCGTTatcaatgaaataaaataaaaattataggAGAATAAAATTAATTTTCGGTAGAGACGAAAAATATTGTCATTTAGCTAAGTCTTACTGGACAACAAAGGCAAATCAAAGATTTAAACTTAATAGGCTCAATCTTAAAGTTTATAACAATAAACTCATTTTATGTTTAACATTATATAGTTCAGAACTAATATATGCTGGAATTTTTTGGGTTTCCACATTAAAAATTCCGTTAAAAATACTAATTTCAGTTCAACTCGTAACTCAAAAACTCCACCCGCCACTAGGGGACAAAGTTGTCCTACACCCGCTTCCTCGCGGTTGCTTTCTTAATTGCTCATTCAAAAGTCTTCAGACTTTTTCTAAACAATTGTATGAGGTAAATCCATTCCCATCCCGATTCTTCTTTAAATAAAAGATCTGATTTGAATTTGGTGTCACTGTGACCTTCATCAAGCTAAATTGGTATACTAAATTTTGAAGAGAATACATACTTAACAACAGCATGAACATGAATGGACGAGCCGTCAAAGCTCAGGGAGTTTGTTTTACTTTTCAAAATATGAGTCGCCCACATGCAGGATTTGAGACCAATACAACTTACACTAGCCTATTTCTGGTAATATTCGCAGTTTCGCACCTCAAATGGTACATACTCCAAACCTCACTTTTTACCCCTCTATTCTCACTTTTATATATCCCTCTGTCATAATAAGAAGGCCCAAAAAACAATGTCAGTATTATTAACTTTGAGGGAAGAAGTATTTACTTGGGGGGTAAAAACCAATGACGctgaagaaaaggaaatatattaACGAGACAACAGTAGAACCATACGCTGCTCTTCACGTGTCGACAAGAAAGTGTCCGATGACATGGCACCAGGTACATGCTGACGTTGAAATCTGAACATTGCGGATAAGCTGACTCACCATATCATCCTAACACTTGACTACTGACACACCTTTCATGGTGGAAAGCAGCTCCACGTGTACATGAAAAGACGACTTTTCTTTTAAAATGATTCTGTCCCTACCTTTTGCTGTTGAACTAGGAAACCGAATCACTGTTGACAAGTTGTAGATATGCTATCCCTGTATGCTTGGATAAGCTTAGAGTCAATTCAATAACTATTAACGAGTTAACATTTTTCCAATTTGGAAATCTAATGATTCAAACTTTTATAGCCACATCCTCCCCTCCATTTTCAAACATTATTTGGCACTTTCTGTTTTTGCATCATCCATGAATCATACACATTGTTGACACAAATCAAATGGTAAAAACGTGTTGGACTCAATGTCTATGCCAAATCGATAAATGCATACTCAAATCATATGATAGACAAATCAACTAATCAGCCTGAAATACAAACTGCAATCACAAGGGGAGGGTCTCATGTTTTTACGGAATATTAGCATAATATATTTTCGCAAAACTAAACGAGTACAGTAAAAGATTAGGGCGTCATGGACCCGGTTCTCTGTGTGTTCAAGGAAAAGTGGTCACCAAAATAGAACTTAATACTTGGCTACAGAAGAATAGTCTACTTTAGTGACCTTGTGACATAGTTGGATAATAACATTGACTCATTGAGTGGATCCCATTATGAGTACCTGGTCGGAAGTTCATTGAAAATAGAATCTAAAAGATGCGAAGATGTGACATCACTCTTTTCTGACCCTCTAAAACGTGCAAAGATATAACGACCATAAACTAAAGTGAATGAAAAATGTAAATGACCATGTGCCAAACGTTTAAGCAAATTCAATCTGGAGTGAAGTTGCAGGCTTAGAAGCTTCCGCATGAAAATGAACTGCAAACGTCATACTGGATAAAATCAAAGAGATCTCCTGCAAGATTCTACAACACATGGTTCAATTTCAAGAATACAGGTTTGGAGGGGGACATAATACTGGAGTGACACAAACATAAAAAGAGATGAGTAATGGCAAAGGGATAGTGAGGTCAAAAGATGGATCAAGAGTCGATACTTACTTCGGCTTGTTCTGATTCATTTTCTTGGAAGATGAGGCTTTGTTGATTCTACAACCACCTGCTCAGAAGCTACAATTTCAGTTCCTCATTGATAACAAGACAAAACTCAGACTTTTTTTGAAATGGAAGACAAAACTCTTCGAGTATTTAACATGTACTAGAAATAATAAGCAAATTACCAAAGTACACATACACTATCGTGGGAACATTTTCTATGTCATCCTGAAATCTGGACTCAAAACTCCAACACAAGAAAAGACACAGATGCAACCAGAAGGAAAATTATAAATTCACTTCATACTCATTATAAATATTTAAATAATAGAACGATGATATTAAATAAATGTATTAATTGAACAAGCTAAAGATGGCTAtcaaagctatttttttttttaattatcattAAAACTTTTATTATCGCCTATTGTCCAAAAAACCCAATAGCATTTGCAGCAATACCTCCTATTGTTAATGCAAATCGAAGCTAGAGTAGTTCAAGACTGCAAAAATCTGCTGGTTAATTTCCACAGACATGTATATTTTCTTCTTGGTTCTGACAAATACCAATAAGAGGTCTTACCCTTCCATCATATGACAATGATGCAAATATCCACGGCTCTCGACAGCTCCAAGCAAGTCCTACAACCAAGAAGGACTAGTCAAGTGCTGCTTAGAAGTTAGCTGATAAGACAATAGCAAGTGCGTACTTACCATATACACTGTCTTCATAGTCACTATATGAATTAAGCAATGGATCCACTGGCTTATAAGGGGAGTCAAAGCTGAAAATCCACAAACTTTATGAGATACAGTGGGAGAAGTTCTTTTTcaagtgcttttttttttttggcttttcttTTTGCAGAGAAAGGATGGAGGGTTTACGGAAAGGACCTCTCTGTAGTTGGTTTGTCACCACTAGGAGGAGAAGCCAGCCACAGATTGACAGCAGAATCAGTTCCAGCACTCTGCCAAAGATTTTGTATCAGCAACAAAATATCAATGACGAAAGTAGAACGCGCAACTTGTTCTTAATACTAAACCATATGCATAGTAGATAAGACATGGCATATGCTGCCATGAGCTTTCAGTTCAAGTTACAGAGCTAAAAGAAGTTAGACATCCTATATCTAAAGAGCATCAGATAGGCTGCTTTTATTTTCTGGAAAATTCACCACAGAAAACTGTGGCTCAGAGGGTGTGTGCACAAATATGCTTTGTACATAGATAGGATAGACAAACAGATACAGGAAATGAAGAGAAAGAACCAGAATTAAGTCTTCATATTCAGGATTGCACTTGACAGTCCATGTCCTGTGAACAAAGATCAACAGCATTTACTCAATATGGAAACGGAAAACCAAAGAGAAATTTCTAAAGTAACCAAAACAGTTGACATCCATTAATTTGTAGGGCACATAGTGAAAACCATACTGAAGGACCAGAGAATAATCTTATATCAAGAACTCAACTGATTAAAGAAATGGTAAGCAGCTTCATTATTGCCACAAAGTAGTACCAGTGAGTATGTCCAGGGAGGTCAAGGACTGGAAACTTCAGCATTCTAAGATCCCATATATGTATCCCAGATTCATCTTCAGCTGTTACCTGCAGAATTTAACACATCTTCACTGACACTGAAAGCCTACTTTCTCCcagggaaaagaaaaagaagccaaGACCGAACTAATTTGAACCTTTTAAACAGACAGTTCAAAATTAAGACGGCAAAGTTATGATAGCAATACCTTGCACATAGAGTACTATTACCACTTTCTCCTGTGTGTACCCAATTTGAATCTTATTAAAAAAATGGAGAACCAAAAGCATGCAGAGGTGACAAAACAAGATTCATTAAGTCCAACTAACAACTCATATTTCACTTTGATGTCTTACTTGGTATCTTCTTATTTTCTCTTAGAGAAACTAAAAGCAGTGTTCCAAAAATGACAGAGAAATTCATCAACTAGGTCATTGTTAATCGCCGGAAAAATTTAAAAGAACACATAGGATAATCATCTTCATATTCAACTGAGCATGTTAAAGGTAACATACTTCTATTTAGGTAGATGGAGATATTAAAAAACACATGTGAACTTCAGAAGCCTACAACAAATCATTGAGCAAAAACCAGAAGCCTGAAAGAGAAGTAGAGCCATCCGAAACACCAGGCCACAGCCATACACTTCAGAGGAAGTACTTTCCATGTCTTGACATTCATCTCATGCAATCTGTCTCCATATAATGATCGCTAGTAGGAAACAGAAATTAGAAAGTTGAAGACAGTATACATTAAAGAATAAAAACAAATTCTTTCCTTCTTGCAGCAACAAGAGTACCTTTCCACTTTCCATATTGGAATTGAAATGTTAGTATGAAAAatcaaaaaggaaaaggaaaaaaaaatgtttcctAAGATGGGTCCACATTAGAGTGTCAACTCCTAACATTGTTAATGTTAACACATGCGCATACAGGCAAAAAGCAGAGATACTTCACACATTCAAAGACAATTACTCAAAAAGGTCATTTCATTTGCAAATGGCCAACAAATCAAGGGAACGATGCAACTTAATAACATCACAAAGCTAACTACTTACTAGCATATACTTTCTCTTCACATTGTAATCCAAATTACGGACATGGGGATGATCAATTGAATTCGTTTTCCTGCAGTAGAATTAACAACAATGTAAAATTGTGCAAacattgtgggattcaactgggtatgttgttgttgttgttgtaaaattGTGCAAACAGAACCCTTACTCCTTGATAATCATTCAAGTAATAGGACAAAGCAGAAATTGCTTTACACGTACATAAAAAAGCAATTACATAATGAAGTGGGCAAATTTTGTGCCTTAAACTCTTACCCTTTTTGTTATAAGCATGCACTATGTTATCTTTTGGCCCTTGAAACTATTCAGTCTCTTTCTTAATCTATGACAAGCGATTTGGACCTATAGTTTATAACACTGGATTCTATGAAATAGATGGGAGTCTGTTGTTTATGTGGCTTTTTTCCTCTTATAGATTAAGGCATACCAAGTACATGAAAATATTCTCTTTTGCACCCTATTTCAAAGTATATTTTGTCCTAAGAGACATAGTTGTCCATGCCATGCTAGCTACTTACCTTCCAAGTACTTTTTACATTCTTTTCATGTATGATTTATCTTGAGCTTATTCACAAGTAAACAGTGACTTAACAACAACCGATGAAACAGAATATAGAAAATCAAGTACCATGTTCACTTACTTCATTGTCCGTAGATCCCAAAGTTGGACTGATGATTCAGATGTTAGTGCTAGAGCATTATAATCATGAGGATCCCAGGCGCCCCCAGATAAAGAATGTAGCACACCTGCTGATTCTTGTGATTGTACCTAAATTTTGCAGGAGACCTGAATAAAAATTAGCCCCACAAATCAGAAGTAACAATACTTTTACAACTACGCTTGAAGTTCTCTGGAAGCAAAGAACGGTGGTATCCGAAGATGAGACACATCGAAACCTAAGGTAAGTTACAGACTACCTTGCAGTTCAAACAAGGGCGTGAGGATACGCTAACCAAAAGAACATCATCAAGATAATATTATTTCCAGGCCAGTAATCTAGGTTTTAGCTGTAATGGAAGCACTCTATGGAATGCAAATGACATGTTTATTTTGAGCAATCTACTTCTAGTAATCAAACGGATCAGTACTTAGAACCTCTAACGATGACCAGTGAACTTTTAGCCAACATATATGCCATTTGATATGATTCATCAGCTTTCATCCTATATGTGCTCACAAGAGCATTAGTATGCCTAAGTTCCTAGTTCACAGCATTTTCAAACTATCAGAAGGTAGACACTCATGCACAATTGCAGTATTATGTACGGTGGCTTTGCTTCTCCAACCCCTTCTCATGCGAAATAATGATATACTTCTTGCAGTAGCATAAAAGAAATGACTGTTCGAGAAAGCATGTCCGGGTCAAAAAATTGTAAACTGGAATACCAAACAAAAGCAGCACTAGGTATAGCCATATTCTGGAATATACCTGTGCATTCTTCTTTGAAGTATCAAAGCTCCAGAGGAAAAGATTCTGCTCATCAATGCTAACCAACATGTCATGCCTTCCTGTTGGCCACCAAAGTGTGCTGCCCATTATTTGCAATACATTTTAGTGTCCGAGTAAATGCAATAGATAATTCTTCGATTTAATATGTAACTCCGTCAGGCTCACCATTTTAATAGAAAAATTAAGAATAAAAAGCATGAGCCTTTGAAGCATGATAAACCAAAAGGGAATTATCTTAAACTGTTAACTACTTGAAACATCACAATCACGAAATAAAGAACCAATTTGTTAGTAATTTACAGCAATCAAATTTTAATTACTTGACCACCATCTCAAAGAGCTCACGGTACTTTAAGATTATGCACTAATTTGATTATGCAGTAGAACTACTAGTTGAGACCAATAACTTTTGAATTGCTTCATTTCGGCGAACAAATCAAAGAAAGGGAATAAACATGAAATGAAACACAGAAAGAAATTATGACTTTGAAGTATTTAGGATTTTCGTCCAAAATCAAAGGACTGCATTTCTGAATATATTTGAAGCACTCATGAATCATGGCATTCCACAACTTTTGGAGATAGGTTAGCTTTGTCGAAAAGTAGTGTTAGAATTAACATCAGCAATCAATGTAACAGCTGGAAATCATATCATCAATATATCCAGCATAGGAGCTAATGTAGCATTGGATTTTATTGCTGGACAATGTTGTCCCCAGTGACTAGTACAGATCAGTTTTTGGATTTTATTAGCACCCTAGTTTTAGAGGGAGCCAATGTATAGGGGCTTATAattctcttttgcttttgtcTATTTGTAATTAGCCCCTGTAATTATGCATCTGCTTGATGCCTTTTCTCAATGAAACaacttacttcatcaaaaaaaaggAGCTAATGTAGCATTGGAAATTAGAAGAGTTAAGGCAGCACAGGAAATGATAATAGTAGTTTTTTTTCAGAAGGAAATGATAATAGAAGTTAATGCGACATGTGAAATGATAATAGGAGTTAATTAGCATAGGATTTCATAGGATCGTAATTTCaagcttcttttttcttttttgtaaaatAAGATACAATTAATGTGAATcttcctaccctccccagaccccacttgtgggattacactgggtatgttgtttaaTATGTGAATCTGCGGTTGGTTGAATAAGTTCCAATATTAAGCATTAAATATTACAAGGGCAGCATCCACTGGAATGATTAAATGAACAAGCAAAGTTGAGGATGACCAAAGTAAAAGCAGAGTTTAGGGATGACCGAAGTAAAAGAAGAGTTTAGGATGACCAAAGTAAAAGCAGAGTTTAGGATGACCAAAGTAAAAGCAGAGTTTTGGACAACAATGCGTCTTGTATTTCTTCTCTTAAGCATTCATACCTATTTTTTGTTAGAAGCATGTAAATCTTTTGAGCTCAGGGGCTATGGTAATAGGTTCAAGTgtaccatattaaaaaaaacttaCCACTTTATCTTCGAACTATGAGCATCAAGAGACGCAATCCTCTCTAGTTGTGGAGAATTAAGCTGGCCATACAACTCAGGGATCTGCCATATTGCTGCCCCGTATGTTTCACCTGCAAATAAAAAGAGCATATCAAACCATCAACACCAACTGCAGTAGCATTCTAACTTTGAATGAACGGTGTGAAAGGCAATTCAAATGCAAAGGACTTCCTTGTGATCTTGCTTAAACAGACAGTTACACAAAATCAACATATGATCTGATTATAAAAACGCTACAAAATCAAAAGAAACAAACAATTCCTCAAAATACCAACGAATACTCCTATTATCAAAAATATCAAAACACGCAAAACCAAGAGCAGTGCAATTCAACCAATCAACTTGAATTAACTATGCATCAATCCCAAATTATTCAGCTCAGCTATATGAATCCTTTGTATCCATTCCACTCTATCGAcaacattaacttctaaaacaacaaaGATAGAACTTCCTCATGATCAAGCTTTACAGAGAACTGTCAGGTGCAGATACTTATTCCAATGCTCTTAAAATTAGACAGCAAACTAAGAAGAATCATTAATCTAAGATGTTGTAAAAGTTACCGGAAGAAAAAACAGTAGAGACTCATTAACTATGCATCAATCCCAGATTAGTCAGCTCAACTATAAGAATCCTTTGTACCTGTTCCACTCTATTGAAcaacattaacttctaaaacaatgaAGATAGAACTTCCTCATGATCCAGCTTACAGAGAACTGTCAGGTGCAGATACTAAATTCCACTTTTAATCTAACAAATCTAAAAGATCAACAGAAGATACAATAAACTATGTGCATTCAGATCAACTCATTCACAAT
Coding sequences:
- the LOC132628191 gene encoding WD repeat-containing protein DWA2-like — its product is MQGGSNGVGYGLKYQARCIADVKADTDHTSFLTGTLSLKEENEVHLIRLSSTGTELICEGLFSHPNEIWDLASCPFDQRIFSTVFSSGETYGAAIWQIPELYGQLNSPQLERIASLDAHSSKIKCTLWWPTGRHDMLVSIDEQNLFLWSFDTSKKNAQVQSQESAGVLHSLSGGAWDPHDYNALALTSESSVQLWDLRTMKKTNSIDHPHVRNLDYNVKRKYMLVTAEDESGIHIWDLRMLKFPVLDLPGHTHWTWTVKCNPEYEDLILSAGTDSAVNLWLASPPSGDKPTTESFDSPYKPVDPLLNSYSDYEDSVYGLAWSCREPWIFASLSYDGRVVVESTKPHLPRK